Proteins encoded together in one Halothermothrix orenii H 168 window:
- a CDS encoding DUF2164 domain-containing protein, giving the protein MSRIFTKKEKQRIIKEIQYFFLEEREEEIGIIAAERVFDFFTGNLGKIFYNKGLDDARIWFSKRMEDLEIDYDLLYK; this is encoded by the coding sequence ATGTCTAGAATTTTTACAAAAAAAGAAAAGCAAAGGATCATTAAAGAGATACAGTATTTCTTTTTGGAAGAAAGAGAAGAAGAAATTGGGATAATAGCTGCTGAAAGAGTGTTTGATTTTTTCACAGGGAATTTAGGAAAAATATTTTATAATAAAGGATTGGATGATGCAAGAATTTGGTTTTCAAAAAGAATGGAAGATTTAGAAATAGATTATGATTTACTGTACAAGTAA
- a CDS encoding GrpB family protein encodes MPEKTKVVKVVPYNPDWKMEFKKIKNKILKYIGNLILSVEHVGSTSVEGLAAKPIIDIDVVIEDMSVLPDIIKGLEKAGYEYEGNLGIEGREAFRRIKKDGLMKHHLYVCPKDGKGYLEHIALRDYLRENKDARREYEELKLKLARKYRNDVDTYCIKKTDFINSILSKTIYKKQD; translated from the coding sequence ATTCCTGAAAAAACAAAAGTTGTTAAAGTTGTACCGTATAACCCTGATTGGAAAATGGAATTTAAAAAGATTAAAAATAAGATTTTAAAATATATAGGAAATTTAATTTTGAGTGTTGAACATGTGGGTAGTACATCTGTAGAAGGATTAGCTGCTAAACCAATAATAGATATAGATGTTGTAATAGAAGATATGTCCGTTTTACCAGATATTATTAAAGGTTTAGAAAAAGCAGGGTATGAATATGAAGGTAATTTAGGAATAGAAGGCAGGGAAGCATTTAGAAGAATAAAAAAAGATGGATTGATGAAACATCATTTATATGTTTGTCCTAAAGATGGTAAAGGTTATTTAGAGCATATAGCCTTAAGAGACTACCTTAGAGAAAATAAAGATGCCAGAAGAGAGTATGAAGAGCTTAAGTTAAAATTAGCAAGGAAATATAGAAATGATGTTGATACTTATTGTATTAAAAAAACTGACTTTATAAACAGTATCCTGAGTAAAACAATTTATAAAAAGCAGGACTAA
- a CDS encoding aldo/keto reductase family protein has product MKYRKLGRAGVKVSELSLGSWLTYGNSVEKERAIKTIDKAYELGINSFDTANVYARGEAEKIVGRALNKYPRESYVLATKVYWPMGDGVNDRGLSKKHVFEQLHQSLKRLNHDYVDILYCHRFDEETPLYETLRTIDDLIRQGKVLYVGVSEWTAYQIVEGLRVQDQYLLDRLVVNQPIYNLFNRYIEKEIVPTCMENGLGLIVFSPLAQGLLTGKYRLGEPIPENSRAADPKANRWIKEILTEENLSKVEKLIEIANELGISMPQLALAWILHQPGITSALIGASKPEQVEENVKAVDVSLSEDVLERIEKIMQGE; this is encoded by the coding sequence ATGAAATATAGAAAACTAGGGAGAGCGGGAGTAAAAGTAAGTGAACTTAGTTTAGGAAGCTGGTTAACATATGGTAATTCTGTTGAAAAGGAAAGGGCCATTAAGACTATTGATAAAGCTTATGAGCTTGGTATTAATTCCTTTGATACTGCCAATGTTTATGCCAGGGGGGAAGCTGAAAAAATTGTTGGTAGGGCTTTAAATAAGTATCCCAGGGAATCTTATGTTCTGGCAACTAAGGTTTACTGGCCTATGGGGGATGGTGTTAATGATAGGGGTTTATCGAAAAAACATGTTTTTGAACAACTACATCAGAGTTTAAAAAGACTGAACCATGATTATGTAGATATTCTCTACTGCCACCGTTTTGATGAGGAGACTCCCCTGTATGAAACACTACGGACTATTGATGATCTAATTCGTCAGGGTAAGGTATTATATGTAGGGGTAAGTGAATGGACTGCTTATCAGATTGTAGAGGGATTAAGGGTACAGGACCAATACCTTTTAGATCGCCTGGTTGTAAATCAACCTATTTATAACCTTTTCAACAGGTATATTGAAAAAGAAATTGTACCTACCTGTATGGAAAACGGTCTGGGATTAATTGTTTTTTCTCCATTAGCCCAGGGTTTACTTACAGGTAAATATAGATTAGGAGAACCTATTCCTGAAAATAGTAGGGCCGCAGACCCTAAGGCAAATAGATGGATTAAAGAAATCCTGACCGAAGAAAACCTTTCTAAAGTGGAAAAATTAATTGAGATTGCCAATGAACTGGGGATAAGTATGCCACAATTAGCCCTGGCCTGGATTTTACATCAACCGGGAATTACTAGTGCTTTAATTGGTGCCAGTAAACCAGAACAGGTAGAAGAGAATGTAAAGGCAGTAGATGTATCTCTTTCTGAAGATGTATTAGAAAGGATAGAAAAAATAATGCAGGGTGAGTAA
- a CDS encoding LysM peptidoglycan-binding domain-containing protein, producing the protein MNHGSRPPCQGILYTVKPGDTLSKIARRYNLTVRDIVSANPQISDPDKITVGQVICIPKVASQLRECAIVLALSREATVALPEIAGGVVLVQRAGEGKYALTFAATGLPNPGSLGEFDTYLGSININGQEYSAVLRVSAPFEQEPTWAGTRVININPFNYPDSTVTIFPFNLETSIRSGPILGGTIAECKR; encoded by the coding sequence ATGAATCATGGAAGCCGTCCCCCCTGTCAGGGAATCCTCTATACAGTTAAACCCGGTGATACATTATCAAAAATTGCTAGACGATATAACCTAACAGTAAGGGATATAGTAAGTGCAAACCCGCAAATTAGTGATCCTGATAAAATAACAGTTGGCCAGGTTATTTGTATTCCAAAGGTAGCATCTCAATTAAGAGAATGTGCTATAGTTCTGGCTTTGTCCCGGGAAGCTACTGTTGCTCTCCCTGAAATAGCTGGAGGAGTTGTTTTGGTCCAGAGGGCTGGAGAAGGGAAATATGCCCTCACCTTTGCAGCTACAGGTTTACCCAACCCCGGATCTTTAGGGGAATTTGATACTTATCTAGGTTCAATTAACATTAACGGGCAAGAGTATTCAGCAGTATTGAGGGTTTCAGCACCTTTTGAGCAGGAACCAACCTGGGCTGGTACGAGGGTAATAAATATAAATCCTTTTAATTATCCTGACAGTACCGTTACTATTTTTCCCTTCAACCTTGAAACAAGTATCAGGTCTGGACCTATATTAGGAGGAACCATAGCTGAATGTAAACGATAA
- a CDS encoding metal-dependent transcriptional regulator: MLSPSLEDYLEEIYRFSAELGFIRITDVANKLNVSLPSVNKAVKILASKGYLEYIPYKNIALTEKGAKLGKYLVERNHMIQNFLEVIGSKADKEEEAEAIEHYLSKETVHAMTMVVKFFEKNPGIQKMLTRFQRENKENSQFSQYDI; this comes from the coding sequence ATGCTTAGCCCCAGCCTTGAAGACTATTTAGAAGAAATATACCGTTTCTCTGCTGAACTGGGATTTATTAGAATTACAGATGTAGCTAACAAACTTAATGTATCGTTACCTTCAGTAAACAAGGCGGTTAAAATTCTTGCCAGTAAAGGATATCTTGAGTATATACCCTATAAAAACATCGCCTTAACAGAGAAAGGGGCTAAATTGGGAAAATATCTGGTTGAACGTAACCATATGATACAGAATTTCCTCGAGGTGATAGGTAGTAAAGCTGATAAAGAAGAGGAGGCAGAAGCAATAGAACATTATTTATCAAAAGAAACAGTCCATGCTATGACTATGGTAGTTAAGTTTTTTGAAAAAAACCCCGGGATACAAAAAATGTTAACCAGGTTTCAAAGGGAAAATAAAGAGAATTCCCAATTTAGCCAGTATGATATCTAA
- a CDS encoding nucleoside recognition domain-containing protein: MELVSSSVKIKNIFKEVDNKFTSEQKKLLRDQIVKDIYSFAETIARKTVKVNNKKKTDLGEKIDDILTSKWLGFPIMLLMLGGVFWLTIAGANVPSALLAKGLFWIEGRLSDFFIWIKAPEWLHGILVLGVYRTMAWVVSVMLPPMAIFFPLFTLMEDLGYLPRVAFNLDNFFKKAGAHGKQSLTMSMGFGCNAAGVISARIIDSPREKLIAIITNNFVPCNGRFPTLIILATIFMGTVVSNTYSSFIAAATVVGLVLFGIIITLVVSWGLSKTVLKGVPSSFTLELPPYRKPQIGRVLVRSFLDRTLFVLGRAVIVAAPAGAIVWIFANVGLNGVSLIDHVANLLDPFAVLIGLDGFILLAFILGLPANEIVIPILVMSYLSAGTMLEPESANALRDILVNNGWTWVTALATMLFSLLHFPCGTTLLTIRKETQSIKWTIFTFILTTSIAIVVTFVVVQLIELFGLIL; encoded by the coding sequence ATGGAGTTAGTTTCAAGCAGTGTTAAAATAAAAAATATTTTCAAAGAGGTTGATAATAAATTTACTTCAGAACAAAAAAAATTACTCCGTGACCAGATAGTTAAAGATATTTATTCTTTTGCAGAAACAATTGCCAGAAAAACTGTTAAAGTTAATAATAAAAAGAAAACAGACTTGGGTGAGAAAATTGATGATATTCTAACCTCCAAATGGTTGGGCTTTCCCATTATGCTTTTAATGCTTGGTGGAGTTTTCTGGTTAACTATCGCTGGAGCCAATGTTCCTTCTGCTTTACTGGCTAAAGGACTATTCTGGATAGAAGGCCGATTGTCAGATTTCTTTATATGGATAAAGGCCCCGGAATGGCTCCATGGTATTCTGGTCCTGGGAGTTTACCGGACTATGGCATGGGTTGTCTCAGTAATGCTTCCCCCTATGGCTATCTTCTTTCCCCTGTTCACCTTAATGGAAGACCTGGGCTACTTACCAAGGGTTGCTTTTAACCTGGATAATTTTTTCAAGAAAGCAGGTGCCCACGGGAAACAGTCACTAACAATGAGTATGGGATTTGGTTGTAATGCTGCCGGGGTTATTTCAGCCCGTATTATTGACTCCCCAAGGGAAAAGTTAATTGCAATAATAACCAATAACTTTGTCCCCTGTAATGGCCGTTTCCCAACATTAATCATACTCGCTACCATTTTTATGGGAACTGTTGTAAGTAATACTTATAGTTCCTTTATAGCTGCCGCAACTGTAGTAGGGTTGGTACTGTTTGGCATTATTATAACATTAGTGGTTTCCTGGGGCCTATCCAAAACTGTTCTCAAGGGTGTTCCATCATCCTTTACCCTGGAACTCCCCCCATACCGAAAGCCTCAAATCGGGAGGGTCCTGGTCAGATCTTTTCTGGATAGAACTCTATTTGTACTGGGTAGGGCGGTTATTGTTGCTGCCCCCGCCGGGGCTATAGTCTGGATTTTTGCCAATGTAGGACTTAATGGAGTTAGTTTAATCGATCATGTAGCAAACCTTTTGGATCCCTTTGCAGTTTTAATAGGACTTGATGGTTTTATTCTCCTGGCCTTTATCCTTGGATTACCGGCCAATGAAATAGTAATACCTATCCTGGTGATGAGTTATCTTTCAGCAGGAACCATGCTAGAACCTGAAAGTGCCAATGCTTTACGAGATATCCTTGTCAACAATGGCTGGACCTGGGTTACAGCTCTGGCAACCATGCTTTTTTCCCTGCTACATTTTCCCTGTGGAACAACCCTGCTCACAATCCGAAAAGAAACTCAGAGTATAAAATGGACCATCTTTACATTTATTCTAACAACATCTATTGCCATTGTAGTTACTTTTGTAGTAGTCCAATTAATAGAATTATTTGGACTAATTTTGTAA
- a CDS encoding FeoB small GTPase domain-containing protein, translated as MGLTAESSGLNVLKEEFNIELDKKIPVIALAGNPNTGKSTVFNGLTGLRQHTGNWPGKTVTRARGFFTHKDQEFMIVDLPGTYSLLASSTEERIARDFICFARPDTTVVVADATNLERNLNLVLQVTELTSNVILCLNLMDEARRKNIKIDIKELKNNLKIPVIPTVARDGIGLENIKEMVYKITNGDIKVNPGKVKYSPEIEEAVDRIVPVLKKNFGHISDINLKWLALRLIEGDKTIMESIEKYVLRSKPEFNLSAKREV; from the coding sequence ATGGGATTAACAGCAGAATCAAGTGGTCTAAATGTTTTGAAAGAAGAATTTAATATTGAGTTGGATAAAAAAATACCTGTTATTGCCCTCGCCGGAAATCCGAATACCGGAAAAAGTACTGTCTTCAATGGTTTGACCGGCTTAAGACAGCATACTGGTAACTGGCCCGGGAAAACCGTAACCCGGGCCCGGGGTTTTTTTACCCATAAAGACCAGGAATTTATGATAGTAGATCTTCCGGGAACCTATTCACTGCTGGCCAGTTCAACAGAAGAGAGAATTGCCCGTGATTTCATCTGCTTCGCCAGACCTGATACAACTGTAGTTGTTGCTGATGCAACTAACCTGGAAAGAAACCTTAATCTGGTATTACAGGTCACAGAATTGACAAGTAACGTAATACTCTGTCTTAATTTAATGGATGAAGCACGTCGCAAAAATATAAAAATTGATATCAAGGAACTAAAAAATAATTTAAAAATACCTGTCATCCCAACTGTAGCAAGGGATGGTATAGGATTAGAAAATATTAAAGAAATGGTTTATAAAATTACAAATGGAGATATAAAGGTAAACCCAGGCAAGGTAAAATACTCACCTGAAATAGAAGAAGCAGTAGATAGAATAGTTCCTGTATTAAAAAAAAATTTCGGTCATATTTCAGATATCAATTTAAAATGGCTGGCCCTGCGGTTAATAGAAGGAGACAAAACAATAATGGAGTCAATTGAAAAGTATGTTTTAAGGTCAAAACCTGAATTTAATTTATCAGCGAAACGGGAGGTTTAA
- a CDS encoding FeoA family protein has product MILTQLPIGTKGKVINLTARGNKRRRLLDLGLIPGTTVEPRRRSPSGDPTAYLIRGTVLALRKEETDLVKVSQ; this is encoded by the coding sequence GTGATCCTGACTCAGTTACCCATCGGTACCAAAGGAAAGGTTATTAACCTTACAGCCAGAGGTAATAAAAGAAGAAGATTACTTGATCTAGGACTAATTCCCGGAACCACTGTAGAACCCAGGAGAAGGAGTCCTTCCGGTGATCCAACTGCCTATCTAATCCGGGGTACTGTTCTGGCTTTACGCAAAGAAGAAACTGACCTGGTAAAAGTTTCTCAATAA
- a CDS encoding CPBP family intramembrane glutamic endopeptidase, with translation MTDNIPGTDVFNIYRARIIDTLLHLVFLVFGVLLYKHSHQNNYFSNGFEEITLKNITSFIISLLIILFTNIQWFFVNEAQLEMLTSSSKYNLLFKNYYNILGYSLRAGVGEEIIFRLFLISLFVFIIKKINVKIDAVKVSVVIASLLFIFIHPLGNFLFAFLVFMVGLGFGYLFVNNGLLWCIVVHFAADIIGFTVGYFKVM, from the coding sequence ATGACAGATAATATTCCTGGGACAGATGTATTTAATATATATAGGGCCAGAATCATTGATACCCTGCTTCACCTTGTTTTTCTAGTATTCGGGGTATTATTATATAAACACTCCCACCAAAATAATTATTTTTCAAATGGATTTGAGGAAATAACTTTAAAAAACATTACATCATTTATTATCAGCCTTTTGATAATTTTGTTCACTAACATCCAGTGGTTTTTTGTTAATGAGGCGCAATTAGAAATGCTGACATCTTCCAGTAAGTATAATTTATTATTTAAAAATTACTATAATATTCTGGGGTATTCCCTACGGGCGGGGGTTGGTGAAGAAATTATCTTCAGGCTTTTTTTAATTTCCCTTTTTGTTTTTATCATTAAAAAAATAAATGTAAAAATTGATGCAGTTAAGGTTAGTGTAGTAATTGCTTCATTGTTATTTATATTTATTCATCCACTGGGTAATTTTCTGTTTGCTTTTTTAGTGTTTATGGTAGGTCTGGGATTTGGCTACTTATTTGTCAATAATGGTTTACTATGGTGTATTGTTGTTCATTTTGCTGCAGATATAATTGGGTTTACGGTTGGCTATTTTAAGGTTATGTAA
- a CDS encoding OsmC family protein, with the protein MKTKVVWQGGLKFIDKFDDGQEILMGSSENSEGVSPLKLLLTGVAGCTGIDIIMILEKMRLNVEKFSIVVEGVRADEHPRRFIEIDIKYILKGDNLSEDKVERAIELSIDKYCSASNSLNSKINYSYVIE; encoded by the coding sequence ATGAAGACAAAAGTTGTCTGGCAGGGAGGACTTAAGTTTATTGATAAGTTTGATGACGGTCAGGAAATTTTAATGGGTTCTTCGGAGAACAGTGAAGGGGTTAGCCCTTTAAAATTATTACTTACTGGAGTAGCCGGATGTACCGGTATTGATATAATTATGATTCTTGAAAAGATGCGTTTGAATGTTGAAAAGTTTAGTATAGTAGTTGAAGGGGTAAGGGCAGATGAACATCCCCGGCGCTTTATCGAAATTGATATTAAGTACATTCTTAAAGGAGATAATTTATCTGAGGACAAAGTGGAACGGGCTATTGAACTCTCAATAGATAAATACTGTTCAGCGAGTAATTCCTTAAATTCAAAAATTAATTATTCTTATGTTATCGAATAA
- a CDS encoding autorepressor SdpR family transcription factor produces the protein MNLNFDKTFKALADANRRKILFLLKESDLTAGEIASEFDISKPSISHHLNILKNAGLVEARREGQQIYYSLKMTVFQEVVNEFMNLFRKESGDNEKI, from the coding sequence ATGAATTTGAATTTTGATAAAACCTTTAAAGCCCTGGCAGATGCAAATAGAAGAAAGATCCTGTTCCTGTTAAAAGAAAGTGATCTTACAGCTGGAGAGATAGCCAGCGAGTTTGATATAAGTAAACCTTCAATTTCTCACCACCTCAATATTTTAAAAAATGCTGGCTTGGTAGAGGCTAGAAGAGAAGGACAGCAGATTTATTATTCTTTAAAGATGACTGTATTTCAGGAAGTGGTTAATGAATTCATGAATTTATTTAGAAAGGAGAGTGGTGATAATGAAAAAATATAA
- a CDS encoding SdpI family protein, whose amino-acid sequence MKKYNIKRDIFAIFILLVGVGFALASYPKIPDKVPIQWGLDGNVNSYANKFPGAFWGVFAALGIYIFFYLQLIIDPLKKNYERFKDKYWIIRDITVAIFVSLNFMSIFWSLGYMKNNNIIILLISILIIAIGNYMPTFKKNWFLGIKTPWTLSSEEVWNKTHRLGGKLFVLSGLIGLIEILFFDSSKIFLGSLILTGVLCLAYSFIVYKKMERKLEEGDQDD is encoded by the coding sequence ATGAAAAAATATAATATAAAACGGGATATCTTTGCAATATTTATACTGCTGGTTGGAGTGGGATTTGCACTGGCAAGTTACCCTAAAATACCTGATAAAGTTCCTATTCAGTGGGGTTTAGATGGTAATGTTAATTCTTATGCTAATAAATTTCCAGGGGCATTCTGGGGTGTGTTTGCAGCATTAGGTATATACATCTTTTTTTATCTTCAGCTGATTATAGACCCTTTAAAGAAAAATTACGAACGATTTAAAGATAAATACTGGATTATCAGAGATATAACAGTAGCTATATTTGTATCATTGAATTTTATGAGTATCTTCTGGTCTTTAGGTTATATGAAAAATAACAATATAATCATTTTGTTAATTTCAATATTAATAATTGCTATAGGAAATTATATGCCTACTTTTAAGAAAAACTGGTTTCTAGGAATAAAAACCCCCTGGACCTTATCCAGTGAAGAGGTATGGAATAAGACACACCGACTGGGAGGAAAATTATTTGTCCTTTCAGGATTAATTGGGTTAATAGAAATATTATTCTTTGATAGTAGTAAAATCTTTCTGGGAAGTCTTATCTTAACAGGGGTTTTATGTTTAGCATATTCTTTCATTGTATATAAAAAAATGGAGAGGAAATTGGAGGAAGGGGACCAAGATGACTAA
- a CDS encoding CPBP family intramembrane glutamic endopeptidase, with product MTKKAGLFVGLTLSFSWLIAFLFFHFVGTGNILFYTLMSIGYMFIPLLVTIIIQKIIYNEPVKKPMGISFKFNKWFVIAWLLPLIMAFMTFGVSLLFPQVEYSPDMAGMFARYLDQFGPEKIEQMKQAMKVAPIHPFWMSVIQALLAGFTINALVAFGEELGWRGFLQQEFNKLGFWPSSLLIGFIWGLWHAPLILQGHNYPQHPKFGVLMMIIWCILLSPLFSYIRIKSGSVIAAAIFHGTINASFGLAIVLIKGGSDLIVGFTGLAGFIVLLLLNVLLFLYDIRYAKESIINNSLYIKI from the coding sequence ATGACTAAAAAGGCTGGATTATTTGTTGGTTTGACATTATCTTTTAGTTGGTTGATAGCTTTTTTATTTTTTCATTTTGTTGGTACAGGTAATATTTTATTTTATACTTTGATGTCAATCGGGTATATGTTTATTCCCTTACTGGTAACAATTATAATACAGAAAATTATTTATAATGAACCTGTTAAAAAACCGATGGGTATTTCTTTTAAGTTTAATAAATGGTTTGTGATAGCCTGGTTATTGCCACTAATAATGGCTTTTATGACTTTTGGGGTCAGTTTATTATTTCCCCAGGTTGAGTACAGTCCTGATATGGCAGGTATGTTTGCCAGGTATCTGGATCAGTTTGGACCAGAAAAGATAGAACAGATGAAACAGGCAATGAAAGTTGCCCCCATTCATCCATTCTGGATGTCAGTAATTCAGGCTTTACTGGCAGGATTTACTATAAATGCTTTAGTAGCTTTTGGAGAAGAATTAGGCTGGAGGGGTTTTTTACAGCAGGAATTTAATAAACTCGGATTCTGGCCATCATCCCTATTAATCGGTTTTATCTGGGGGTTATGGCATGCTCCCTTAATATTACAGGGCCATAATTATCCCCAGCATCCTAAATTCGGGGTTTTGATGATGATTATCTGGTGTATTTTATTATCACCTTTATTTAGTTATATAAGAATCAAGTCAGGTTCAGTTATTGCCGCTGCTATTTTTCATGGTACTATCAATGCCAGCTTTGGTCTGGCAATTGTATTAATCAAAGGAGGTAGTGATTTAATAGTAGGATTTACCGGATTAGCTGGCTTTATTGTACTGTTGTTACTAAATGTTCTTTTATTTCTTTATGATATCAGGTATGCTAAAGAGTCTATTATTAATAATTCTTTATATATAAAGATATGA
- a CDS encoding DUF6512 family protein has product MVKERNALFKWEVAGIFWIIVVGSLLHFVYDWTDHSILAGLFAPVNESVWEHLKMGYWSLFFFGVIEYIYFKKKNFSLNGFFLGKALGVAALEGTILVVFYTYTAILKSEILWLDIASYIIGAIICQIVSYKIINREVSKKADVIGFSAFILFGIILMIFTFYPPRLPIFRDGLTGRYGPTP; this is encoded by the coding sequence ATGGTAAAAGAGCGTAATGCTTTATTTAAATGGGAAGTGGCAGGGATTTTCTGGATTATAGTTGTAGGCTCTTTATTACACTTTGTATATGACTGGACTGACCATTCGATACTGGCAGGATTGTTTGCCCCTGTTAATGAAAGTGTCTGGGAACATTTGAAAATGGGATACTGGTCACTATTTTTCTTTGGAGTAATAGAATATATTTACTTTAAGAAGAAAAATTTTAGTTTAAATGGTTTTTTTCTGGGGAAGGCCCTGGGGGTTGCCGCTCTGGAAGGAACGATTCTGGTGGTCTTTTATACCTATACAGCCATTCTTAAAAGTGAAATATTGTGGCTAGATATTGCATCTTATATCATCGGGGCAATTATCTGTCAGATAGTTAGCTATAAGATAATTAACAGAGAAGTTTCAAAAAAGGCCGATGTTATTGGCTTTAGTGCCTTCATCTTATTCGGGATTATTTTGATGATATTTACGTTTTACCCACCCCGTCTACCGATATTCAGGGATGGATTAACAGGTAGATATGGTCCGACCCCATGA
- a CDS encoding ABC transporter ATP-binding protein yields MVTKPVISIKNLRKSFGSNEVLKGVNLEVYPGQVIGYIGPNGAGKSTTVKIMLGIIEEYEGQIEIFGEDITGQTDYKKRIGYVPEDGEIYESLTGYEYLTFLGKIYGLDFESANKKAERLSQLFGIEESYHSPISSYSKGMKQKLLIIASLLHNPDILFLDEPLSGLDANSVMVLKELLARLARQGKTIFYCSHIMEVVEKISNRILLINKGQIVADGSFEELKAKSKQGSLEGIFNQLTGFSEHQKIADEIISTLGE; encoded by the coding sequence ATGGTGACAAAACCGGTTATTTCTATTAAAAATTTAAGGAAGAGTTTTGGTTCCAATGAGGTTTTAAAGGGGGTTAATCTTGAGGTATACCCCGGTCAAGTTATAGGGTATATTGGACCGAACGGAGCCGGTAAGAGTACAACGGTTAAAATTATGCTGGGAATTATAGAAGAATATGAAGGGCAGATTGAAATATTTGGAGAGGATATTACAGGTCAAACTGATTATAAAAAAAGAATCGGTTATGTCCCAGAAGATGGGGAAATATATGAAAGCTTAACAGGTTATGAATATCTTACCTTTTTAGGAAAGATATATGGACTGGATTTTGAATCAGCCAATAAAAAAGCAGAAAGGTTGTCACAACTATTTGGGATAGAAGAAAGTTACCACTCTCCAATTTCTTCTTATTCAAAGGGAATGAAGCAGAAACTATTAATTATAGCCAGTCTTCTCCATAACCCTGACATTTTGTTTTTGGACGAACCTTTAAGCGGACTGGATGCCAATAGTGTTATGGTTTTAAAAGAATTACTGGCAAGACTGGCCAGGCAGGGAAAGACTATTTTTTATTGCTCCCATATTATGGAGGTTGTCGAAAAGATAAGCAACCGGATATTATTAATTAATAAGGGACAGATAGTGGCCGATGGTAGTTTTGAAGAATTAAAAGCTAAAAGTAAACAGGGCTCATTAGAAGGAATATTTAATCAGCTGACAGGGTTTAGCGAACATCAGAAAATAGCTGATGAGATAATTTCAACATTAGGGGAGTGA